A part of Aspergillus flavus chromosome 1, complete sequence genomic DNA contains:
- a CDS encoding polyketide synthase, with product MTINEMIHRLDWMSAELSTEPLNFRKDSRERLSRYQAQLASEGLTTITPLLTPDTIVVHIPHVAREKSGVYEAVTKSCTSLIAAAQDSRDRTSRLFSLISRDSGTDGLEYAPLYGLARGFGGLFDEDRGHFPLSAFKICQGVPQTASLQPFQDQLNDQKQLQLRENSTYLITGGTRGIGLEIATWLGERGAHNLLLVSRGGLTPALGRNAKNADHEKLVSRIAKLKDMGISVHVLSIDFGKPEAETLLRQAIDELNIPRIKGVVHAAGVAGFHTLQHCSPSDVADVLAPKVRGSLALDKLFPPGTLDFFFFMSSIGQLIGFPGQLSYAPANGFMDGLAAHRRRRGDNSMSILWTAWRGVGLAAQTKSVTRILTRAMEARGIADVSTSEAMDAWSRIVSLETDHVVVVPVLKLEADEPLRHPLLKDITMRKKRMQSTAAPYETYPEHAVAVVGMACRTAAGDTADDLWQVIQADRSMTREIDETRFPGVAKDGKTWGNFMDDVDSFDHQFFKKSKREAAALDPHQRVLLETTYHALESAGSFGGGQKQEAETHEKSSDSEITSCFIGMNAPDYALNVACHPISPYTGFGLLRSFVAGRLSHHFGWTGPSQTIDTACSSSMVAIHQACRAIEAGECTRAVAGGVNLITNMVTYNAMRVGGFINETGPCKTFDARADGYCRGEAVGVVLLKPLAKALGDGGYIHGVLLATGNNQNINSTNVLGRAGVNPKEVSYVEAHGTGTRAGDPIEVEGIRQILGGKDRHSPLYIGAVKPNVGHSEPASGVVSLIKVLLMMKYGKIPGQAEFLTLNPSIPALEPDMMTIPTSLTDYSQSSPLSIASATPSPSVSAWPVFISAASKASLASSCSKLKIQIQQGSLAPELTSHLAFALATKQNRKLQHVFSITATSLSDLQAQLSEPESHTTSEGPKPIVLLFSGQNGNAIPSAKPLYDSSLLFQAHLHQCEEVMQSLGLPSLFPAVLQGIDGDGDLVLCHAVMFSIQYSCGKSWIDSGVKPEAICGHSFGEWAALTVSGAMTLEAGIKLVTGFVVHLLNYCPIFQGTNKVWGDDPGSMVAIEADLVGTDTTPSKHLESFHKKHPEAKLEVACYNGPNNYVIAGSTTHIDLLESYLNEQRSSGEKLRFKVLEGTHAYHSYMADAIIDESAKLSASIAFQTPVFPFESCHEQPWTGSGSNVIARNTREPVYFGPAISRIVNCLGPCTFLEAGFGGPIITMARNALPQPQTQSQHTFVPISGTDPVQSLADATVSLWKNGQTSVQFWLFHRSEWAKFVPVSLPPYQFEKHRHWLEYTGLGGNRDGKIDEQEPARGGICSHCLGDIDRFPYIVQDKSQTQTMGRSIFKIDMRSRRYQDLVKGHVVVGSPICPASMYLELASRAVILLLGEHTATNIPEIVANAVDIKAPLGLDMERSVVLTLTEKSRGTWDFEIFSTKNDRTISHATGSIALRNSRTSSVEEVRDKRDKWARITYLLEEDSDTDALRGAMVYKVFGELATYSAPYKGLRYLVGKGSESAGDITVPVDELNAIAKASNVGISDPVVVDSFSQVPGAFIQLLRVTDEEEAENTSCICTGMDSVGPLNRLQASGKYRVYTKVVREDSKETAVDVFAFDTQTRDIVWSARGLNFSRVPRDSLAKVLGGANPGMEFNNSVGSTNLATPPLSPKVPSQVASAAPQVKSSESEKGSANVLHGVQEVLSQSLDVPVAEVTDQALLEELGVDSLVSSEIITHLRNKFQTQISTDEMKVATNVACLCELISSRVDSAASSDVDSEDQDPDTVSVSADDDTPAWQKTVFHILGQSLDMPVTDIQMDSKLEDLGVESLIETEIISNLNKDLGLNISPSEFATMADVASLCDYIAGGGNTSVRTPTTSLSNFSYTSCNPRCDLSMGLDTGATTPTGSEKSTLVKGDRMSIHTAFQRVCRGFDTHAKDTRFTGYWDQVYPLQLRTATAFILEAFKKLHCPIRDFSPGENLPDLQGTLPKYHREILWLWETLEEVSLVEKTGGDSIRGPVSLDGDSRKDSGQELIMELISEFPHYASTHGLLGLLGPHLAECLTGKSDPVSLLFGSDQGRRLLDDYYANAPDLLAATKLLCDFFTAAIHSQASNREPFHVLEIGGGTGGTTKHLIPLLQATGLPFTYTFTDLSVSLLAHAKKITFKGVADIDFRKLNIEENPPEEPLGRYHIVMASNCVHATRNLRHTLSNMRKLVQPNDGCVVLVESTQRSAWYDLVMGLLDGWWLFDDGRKYALQCPWAWEQAMRDAGFAHVDWSESASRESRSVRIICGMVAEPEKACPAKATSMLLHQTSSNSGDRNLFLLPDGFGSSAVFGALAPLLSQVKHVSVYALNSPFLKIKPDPDQSPSIEELAATYVAEIKRRQPEGPYMVGGYSVGGVLAFEAARQLLEYGNDVKRMFLIDTPCPTFACSMPDALVDFLISINRFGVMSEDEVQENKRGSPLAKHHFTLSRRQLSMYQVSRLPGRNIPQVVLFSAREGVDKQDGVARPEVLPAEQQLVDWFLNDRAEGELFQWDKVLNNVRVVPVNGNHFSMMVPPMINSWGCELARILNA from the exons GATTCACCGGCTTGACTGGATGTCCGCCGAACTCTCTACTGAACCGCTAAACTTTCGAAAG GACAGCAGGGAAAGGCTATCTAGATACCAGGCCCAGCTTGCCAGTGAGGGCTTAACAACT ATCACCCCCTTGTTAACGCCCGATACGATTGTTGTTCACATCCCGCACGTGGCCAGAGAGAAGAGCGGCGTCTACGAAGCGGTGACGAAGTCGTGCACCAGTTTGATTGCAGCAGCGCAG GACAGCCGAGACAGGACGAGCAGGCTTTTCTCGCTCATCTCGAGGGACTCCGGTACGGACGGTCTAGAGTATGCCCCGCTGTATGGCCTGGCGCGG GGTTTTGGCGGCCTATTTGATGAAGACCGAGGGCACTTTCCGTTGTCTGCCTTCAA GATATGCCAGGGCGTACCGCAGACAGCTTCACTTCAACCATTCCAGGACCAATTGAACGATCAGAAGCAGCTTCAGCTTAGAGAGAACAGCACGTACCTCATCACGGGAGGGACACGAGGTATTGGGCTGGAAATTGCGACATGGTTGGGCGAGCGGGGTGCTCATAACTTATTACTGGTGTCTCGTGGTGGACTCACTCCAGCCCTAGGCAGAAATGCAAAAAATGCAGATCATGAGAAGCTCGTCTCGCGAATCGCCAAGCTCAAGGATATGGGCATCTCGGTCCATGTACTATCTATTGACTTCGGTAAACCTGAAGCAGAGACTCTGCTCAGGCAAGCCATCGACGAATTGAACATCCCACGCATAAAGGGGGTGGTGCATGCGGCCGGTGTCGCAGGCTTCCATACACTACAGCATTGCTCGCCGTCGGATGTCGCAGATGTCCTAGCCCCAAAAGTGAGAGGCTCCCTAGCACTGGATAAGCTATTTCCCCCCGGCACGCtggacttcttcttctttatgTCATCAATCGGGCAGCTCATTGGATTCCCTGGCCAGTTATCCTACGCACCGGCGAATGGGTTTATGGACGGGTTGGCGGCACACAGAAGACGCCGTGGTGACAATAGCATGTCCATCCTGTGGACCGCTTGGCGCGGCGTAGGATTAGCGGCACAAACGAAGTCCGTCACACGGATACTCACCAGGGCGATGGAGGCTCGGGGCATTGCGGACGTGAGCACATCTGAAGCCATGGATGCCTGGAGCCGCATCGTGAGTCTTGAGACTGACCATGTGGTGGTTGTACCGGTGTTGAAGCTCGAGGCCGATGAGCCGTTGCGCCATCCCTTGCTCAAGGATATCACAATGcgtaaaaaaagaatgcaGAGCACCGCTGCGCCTTACGAAACCTACCCCGAGCATGCGGTTGCAGTGGTTGGCATGGCTTGTCGCACAGCGGCTGGAGATACTGCAGACGACCTTTGGCAGGTCATCCAGGCAGATAGGAGCATGACACGAGAGATCGACGAGACGCGATTCCCCGGGGTAGCCAAGGATGGAAAGACTTGGGGTAACTTTATGGACGATGTCGATTCGTTTGATCATCAATTTTTCAAAAAGTCGAAGCGCGAAGCAGCAGCCTTAGACCCGCATCAGCGTGTACTGCTCGAAACAACGTACCATGCACTTGAATCAGCCGGTAGCTTCGGCGGTGGTCAGAAACAAGAAGCGGAAACACACGAGAAGTCCAGTGATAGTGAGATAACAAGTTGTTTTATCGGCATGAATGCACCGGATTACGCTCTGAATGTAGCTTGCCATCCTATCTCGCCGTATACTGGCTTCGGCTTGCTTCGCTCGTTTGTAGCCGGACGACTGAGCCACCACTTCGGCTGGACTGGACCCTCACAGACCATCGATACAGCCTGCTCATCATCAATGGTCGCCATCCACCAAGCCTGCCGTGCCATCGAGGCAGGTGAATGCACGCGCGCCGTCGCGGGTGGCGTCAACTTGATAACTAACATGGTAACGTATAACGCGATGCGTGTAGGTGGATTCATCAATGAGACAGGTCCCTGCAAGACATTTGACGCCCGTGCTGATGGATACTGTCGTGGTGAGGCTGTGGGTGTTGTGTTACTAAAGCCGCTGGCGAAGGCGCTGGGAGACGGAGGTTATATCCATGGGGTGCTGTTGGCTACCGGTAACAACCAAAACATCAATAGTACCA ACGTGCTGGGCCGTGCTGGCGTTAACCCTAAAGAGGTCTCGTATGTAGAGGCGCATGGCACAGGCACGCGTGCCGGTGATCCAATCGAGGTCGAAGGCATCCGGCAGATCCTGGGCGGGAAGGATAGACATTCACCCTTGTACATTGGCGCTGTCAAACCCAATGTTGGGCATTCGGAGCCAGCCTCAGGTGTGGTGTCGCTGATCAAGGTCTTGCTGATGATGAAGTACGGAAAGATCCCAGGCCAGGCTGAATTCCTAACATTGAATCCAAGCATTCCGGCCCTCGAGCCCGATATGATGACTATCCCAACGTCGCTAACGGATTA TTCACAATCATCACCATTGTCTATAGCTTCAGCTACGCCTAGTCCGTCGGTCTCTGCGTGGCCTGTTTTCATTTCGGCTGCTTCCAAGGCCAGCCTTGCTTCTTCCTGTAGCAAGCTGAAGATTCAGATCCAGCAAGGCTCACTTGCACCCGAACTGACTTCTCACCTTGCTTTCGCTTTGGCTACGAAGCAGAATCGTAAACTCCAACATGTGTTCAGCATAACAGCCACATCTT TGAGCGACCTACAAGCCCAGCTCTCGGAGCCCGAGAGTCACACCACTTCCGAAGGTCCCAAGCCTATAGTGCTCCTCTTCAGCGGACAAAATGGCAACGCTATCCCCTCGGCCAAACCGCTCTATGACAGCTCTCTGCTGTTCCAAGCGCACCTACACCAGTGCGAGGAAGTGATGCAGTCACTTGGTCTGCCCAGCCTGTTTCCAGCCGTTCTCCAGGGCATCGACGGTGATGGCGACCTCGTCCTCTGCCATGCGGTTATGTTCTCCATCCAGTACTCGTGCGGTAAATCATGGATCGACTCTGGCGTGAAGCCTGAGGCAATCTGTGGCCATTCGTTCGGCGAATGGGCTGCACTCACGGTTTCGGGTGCCATGACGCTTGAGGCTGGCATTAAGCTTGTTACTGGGTTCGTTGTCCACCTCCTGAACTACTGCCCTATCTTCCAA GGTACTAAC AAGGTGTGGGGAGACGACCCCGGGTCCATGGTAGCTATTGAAGCCGACTTAGTGGGAACAGACACAACGCCAAGCAAGCATTTAGAATCGTTCCACAAAAAGCACCCAGAAGCCAAGCTCGAAGTCGCCTGTTACAATGGACCTAACAATTATGTGATTGCCGGAAGCACGACGCACATTGACTTGCTCGAATCGTACTTAAACGAACAGAGATCTAGCGGCGAGAAGCTGCGTTTCAAAGTCCTTGAAGGCACACACGCGTATCATTCTTATATGGCTGACGCTATCATCGATGAAAGTGCAAAGTTATCAGCTTCGATCGCATTCCAG ACCCCCGTTTTCCCCTTCGAATCCTGCCACGAGCAACCCTGGACTGGGAGCGGCTCTAATGTGATCGCCCGCAATACTCGCGAACCTGTGTACTTCGGGCCGGCCATCTCACGCATCGTCAACTGTCTTGGGCCCTGCACCTTTCTGGAAGCCGGCTTCGGGGGTCCAATAATCACCATGGCGCGGAATGCGCTACCGCAACCTCAAACCCAGTCTCAGCATACCTTCGTGCCAATCAGTGGGACAGACCCGGTGCAATCCCTGGCCGACGCCACGGTGTCACTATGGAAGAATGGACAGACTAGCGTACAGTTCTGGCTGTTCCACCGGAGTGAATGGGCGAAGTTCGTGCCCGTGTCTCTGCCGCCGTATCAGTTCGAGAAGCACCGTCACTGGCTCGAGTACACTGGTCTCGGGGGTAACCGAGATGGGAAGATAGATGAGCAAGAGCCAGCACGAGGTGGAATCTGTTCTCACTGCCTGGGTGATATCGATCGCTTCCCGTACATAGTGCAGGACAAGTCCCAGACCCAGACTATGGGCAGGTCCATTTTCAAAATCGACATGCGTAGTAGGCGGTACCAGGACCTCGTTAAGGGTCACGTCGTGGTTGGGTCTCCAATATGTCCTGCATCAATGTACCTGGAGCTAGCCTCACGCGCCGTCATCTTACTTCTTGGAGAGCACACAGCGACTAACATCCCGGAAATTGTAGCAAATGCCGTCGATATCAAGGCACCCCTAGGCTTGGACATGGAGCGGTCCGTTGTTTTGACCTTGACTGAAAAGAGTCGGGGCACATGGGACTTCGAAATATTCTCGACTAAGAATGATAGGACAATTTCACATGCTACGGGGAGCATCGCTTTGCGAAACAGCAGGACTAGCAGCGTGGAGGAAGTACGGGACAAAAGGGACAAGTGGGCCCGCATCACCTACCTCTTGGAGGAAGATAGCGATACGGATGCTTTGCGCGGTGCAATGGTGTATAAGGTGTTCGGTGAATTGGCCACATACTCAGCGCCCTACAAGGGCCTACGCTACTTAGTTGGCAAGGGCTCCGAAAGCGCCGGGGACATCACAGTACCCGTGGACGAGTTGAATGCTATAGCCAAGGCGTCGAACGTCGGCATTTCGGACCCGGTCGTTGTGGACAGCTTCTCGCAAGTTCCAGGTGCATTCATACAGTTGCTGCGGGTTaccgatgaggaggaggctgAAAACACATCTTGCATCTGTACAGGAATGGACTCCGTGGGACCCCTGAACAGGCTACAGGCTAGCGGGAAATACAGAGTATACACAAAGGTTGTCCGTGAGGACAGCAAAGAGACTGCTGTGGATGTGTTTGCATTTGACACGCAGACTAGAGATATTGTTTGGTCCGCCAGGGGACTAAACTTCTCGAGGGTCCCTCGGGACTCGCTAGCTAAAGTGCTGGGAGGGGCTAATCCAGGGATGGAGTTCAACAATTCTGTGGGCTCGACTAACCTTGCTACTCCACCACTGTCGCCCAAAGTTCCTTCCCAAGTCGCTTCTGCTGCGCCTCAGGTAAAGTCCAGCGAGAGTGAGAAAGGCTCAGCCAATGTCCTGCATGGCGTCCAAGAAGTCTTAAGCCAGTCCCTGGACGTCCCAGTTGCCGAGGTCACAGATCAAGCCTTGCTCGAGGAACTTGGTGTGGACTCATTGGTTAGCTCGGAAATTATAACTCACCTCCGTAACAAATTCCAGACCCAGATCTCAACTGACGAAATGAAAGTAGCCACAAATGTTGCGTGTTTATGTGAACTGATTTCCTCCAGAGTGGACAGCGCCGCCAGCAGCGATGTCGACAGTGAAGACCAGGATCCTGACACTGTATCTGTAAGTGCCGATGATGATACTCCAGCGTGGCAGAAGACGGTATTCCACATCCTTGGCCAGTCTCTCGACATGCCAGTCACAGACATTCAGATGGATTCGAAACTCGAGGATCTCGGTGTCGAGTCACTGATTGAAACGGAGATCATCAGCAACTTGAACAAAGACTTGGGTCTCAATATATCACCGAGCGAATTTGCTACAATGGCCGATGTGGCTTCTCTCTGTGATTATATTGCGGGTGGTGGTAACACTTCGGTACGAACTCCTACGACCAGTTTATCCAACTTTTCTTACACAAGCTGCAATCCCAGATGTGATCTTTCTATGGGCTTAGATACAGGTGCAACTACCCCAACAGGGAGTGAGAAGTCAACGTTAGTCAAAGGCGACAGGATGTCGATACATACGGCTTTTCAACGGGTCTGCCGAGGCTTCGACACTCATGCGAAGGATACCAGGTTCACTGGCTACTGGGATCAAGTATACCCACTACAGCTGAGGACTGCTACAGCCTTCATTCTTGAAGCATTCAAGAAGCTCCACTGTCCCATTAGGGATTTCAGCCCAGGGGAGAATCTCCCTGATCTGCAAGGAACGCTGCCGAAGTATCATAGGGAGATCCTCTGGCTGTGGGAGACGTTAGAAGAGGTCAGCCTAGTCGAGAAAACAGGAGGTGACTCCATACGCGGCCCTGTTTCTCTGGACGGTGACAGTAGGAAAGATTCTGGCCAGGAGCTGATTATGGAGCTTATATCGGAGTTTCCTCACTACGCATCTACGCACGGTCTACTCGGCCTCCTCGGACCACACCTAGCAGAGTGCTTGACAGGCAAGTCGGACCCCGTCTCCCTTTTGTTTGGTAGCGATCAAGGTCGCCGCCTCCTTGACGACTACTACGCCAATGCACCCGACCTCCTGGCTGCTACAAAGTTGCTTTGCGATTTCTTCACCGCAGCCATTCACTCCCAAGCTTCAAACCGCGAGCCCTTCCATGTCTTAGAAATCGGCGGCGGTACGGGTGGGACCACAAAGCACCTCATCCCGCTGCTTCAAGCCACTGGACTCCCTTTTACATACACATTCACCGACCTCTCGGTATCATTGTTAGCACATGCCAAGAAAATCACATTCAAGGGCGTCGCAGACATAGACTTTCGGAAACTCAACATCGAGGAAAACCCACCCGAGGAGCCGTTGGGGCGCTACCACATCGTGATGGCAAGCAACTGTGTGCACGCAACGCGCAACCTACGGCACACCCTAAGCAACATGCGCAAGTTGGTACAACCGAACGACGGATGCGTGGTGCTGGTAGAGTCAACGCAAAGGTCAGCCTGGTACGATCTAGTCATGGGCTTGTTGGACGGCTGGTGGTTGTTTGATGACGGCCGCAAGTACGCGCTGCAGTGCCCATGGGCTTGGGAGCAAGCGATGCGAGATGCGGGCTTCGCACACGTTGACTGGTCCGAGAGCGCAAGTCGTGAATCCCGCAGCGTTCGAATAATCTGTGGCATGGTGGCTGAGCCGGAGAAAGCATGTCCTGCAAAGGCAACCTCGATGCTACTGCACCAGACAAGTTCTAATTCAGGGGACCGCAACCTGTTCCTGCTCCCGGATGGATTTGGCTCCAGTGCTGTGTTCGGTGCCCTCGCGCCGTTGCTCTCTCAGGTGAAGCATGTGTCTGTCTACGCGCTCAACAGCCCCTTTCTCAAGATTAAGCCTGATCCGGATCAATCTCCCTCCATTGAGGAGCTTGCTGCCACATACGTGGCCGAGATTAAGCGTCGGCAACCCGAGGGTCCTTATATGGTTGGTGGTTACTCAGTCGGCGGGGTGTTGGCGTTTGAAGCGGCACGACAACTCCTCGAATATGGTAACGACGTCAAGAGAATGTTCCTGATCGATACTCCATGCCCCACATTCGCCTGTTCTATGCCGGATGCACTGGTTGACTTTCTAATTTCCATCAACCGCTTCGGTGTGATGAGCGAAGACGAAGTCCAAGAGAACAAGCGGGGCTCCCCCCTCGCGAAACATCATTTCACATTGTCCAGGCGGCAGCTGTCGATGTATCAAGTAAGTAGGCTACCAGGTCGGAATATACCACAGGTTGTGCTGTTCTCGGCGAGAGAGGGGGTGGATAAGCAGGATGGGGTGGCTCGACCTGAGGTACTGCCGGCGGAACAGCAGCTTGTGGACTGGTTCCTGAATGACCGCGCCGAGGGTGAATTGTTTCAATGGGACAAGGTTCTGAACAATGTTAGAGTGGTTCCGGTCAATGGCAATCATTTCTCAATGATGGTGCCTCCTATG ATAAATAGTTGGGGATGTGAGCTCGCCAGGATACTTAATGCTTGA